A genomic window from Candidatus Polarisedimenticolia bacterium includes:
- a CDS encoding sigma-54 dependent transcriptional regulator codes for MSAESAKSQLETKSRILEFLRKFGERSYGGEVKLSSAELGELREILSILTAFAGKDVPVVPPEAPATPFGGINSSRMASLEKLIAKAAACDLSVLIIGESGTGKELVAREIHRRSLRSAKPFFSENCAALTETLLESELFGHVRGSFTGAERDRKGILELADQGTLFLDELGDMSLAMQSKLLRVLQEGEVRSVGSRHTTRIDVRFISATNRDLHRLVEQGRFRLDLFYRINVITIALPALRDRREDIPPLIEHFIEGYMRKARCPRKHFDERALDLLCAYEWPGNIRELENTVQRCIVLSENIAMSTPDLPERIRRLEGLFDGSTRLRSPKTGEQILIERALTDSLGDKAKAARYIGWSRPKLYRKIREYGISLSYGQMESKAASATDSP; via the coding sequence ATGTCAGCTGAATCCGCGAAAAGCCAGCTTGAGACCAAGTCACGCATTCTCGAGTTCCTTCGTAAATTCGGTGAAAGGAGCTATGGAGGAGAGGTCAAACTCTCCTCTGCCGAGCTGGGAGAATTGCGAGAGATTCTTTCGATCCTGACGGCCTTTGCAGGCAAGGATGTTCCAGTCGTGCCGCCCGAGGCGCCAGCGACTCCATTCGGGGGCATCAACTCATCGCGCATGGCTAGCCTCGAAAAGCTCATCGCCAAAGCGGCTGCTTGTGACCTCTCCGTGCTCATCATCGGCGAAAGTGGGACGGGCAAAGAGCTCGTGGCCCGGGAAATCCATCGCCGCAGTCTCCGGTCCGCGAAGCCCTTCTTTTCTGAGAATTGCGCCGCACTCACTGAAACTCTCCTGGAAAGTGAGTTGTTCGGTCATGTCAGGGGCTCCTTCACGGGCGCCGAGAGGGATCGCAAAGGAATTCTCGAACTCGCCGACCAAGGGACTCTTTTCCTGGACGAGCTGGGGGACATGTCCCTGGCTATGCAATCCAAACTCCTCCGGGTGCTTCAAGAAGGCGAAGTTCGATCTGTCGGATCGCGCCATACTACGCGCATCGACGTGCGATTCATCTCGGCCACAAATCGCGATCTCCATCGCCTCGTGGAGCAAGGACGCTTCCGACTTGACCTTTTCTATCGCATCAACGTAATTACGATTGCGCTCCCGGCCCTTCGAGATCGAAGGGAAGACATCCCGCCCCTGATCGAGCATTTCATTGAGGGATACATGAGAAAGGCACGATGTCCCCGAAAGCACTTCGACGAGCGCGCATTGGATCTCTTGTGCGCCTACGAGTGGCCGGGTAACATTCGTGAATTGGAGAACACCGTTCAGCGCTGCATCGTCCTCAGTGAGAACATTGCGATGAGCACGCCGGACCTTCCGGAAAGAATCCGGCGTTTAGAAGGCTTGTTTGATGGAAGCACACGTCTCCGTTCACCCAAAACTGGGGAGCAGATTCTCATCGAACGCGCCTTGACTGACAGTCTTGGGGATAAAGCGAAAGCCGCCCGCTATATCGGTTGGAGCCGCCCGAAGTTATACAGAAAGATCAGAGAGTACGGCATATCGCTGAGTTATGGCCAAATGGAGAGTAAGGCGGCTTCAGCGACGGACTCACCCTAG
- a CDS encoding VOC family protein, translated as MSESRPPLQRVLETVLYYTDPAATERFYSDVLGMRLLSREPGRSLFYRAGESVFLLFNAEETLKGTNLPAHGATGPVHTCFQVDAQDYKRWKQYLVARGVSIIQETRWPTGLSFYFHDPAGNVLEIANTDIWPK; from the coding sequence ATGAGCGAGTCCCGCCCGCCCCTCCAGCGCGTCCTCGAGACCGTCCTCTATTACACCGACCCCGCTGCCACCGAGCGCTTCTACTCCGACGTCCTCGGCATGCGCCTGCTCTCGCGGGAGCCCGGCCGCAGTCTCTTCTACCGCGCCGGCGAGAGCGTCTTCCTTCTCTTCAACGCCGAGGAGACCCTCAAAGGCACGAACCTCCCGGCCCACGGGGCCACGGGCCCGGTGCACACCTGCTTTCAAGTGGATGCCCAAGACTACAAGCGGTGGAAGCAATACCTGGTCGCGCGCGGAGTTTCCATCATTCAAGAAACCCGCTGGCCCACGGGTCTTTCCTTTTACTTCCATGATCCTGCGGGGAACGTCCTGGAGATCGCGAACACGGATATCTGGCCGAAGTAG
- a CDS encoding protein kinase → MHLEPGTRLGPYEIVGPLGAGGMGEVYCALDPRIGREVAIKVLPPSFSENADRLQRFEREARAAGTLSHPNLVTIHELGNHQGSLYMVMELLDGETLRARLSDPATQSRSKSKPSSGAGAATPLPPAAPPGPGPLPGTAAPAGRALAARKVVEYGIGIASGLAAAHDKQIVHRDLKPENIFITRDGRVKILDFGLAKLSGQAGQDASQKPTAMLETTPGTVMGTAGYMSPEQVRGLDADHRSDIFSFGAILYEMLTGRGAFRRDSAVETMNAILVAEPAEIPREAAGFSPALERIVRRCLEKEPEQRFQSARDLAFALEAVEGASGSAATLSPASPAPARRGIGWVVLALGAGVLTVAAFFLGRWLPSAAPPSAPAAVQFTRLTFSRGIEAQPSVSPDGRSFAYVSSADGIQDDIYLQRVGGENATRLTPDSKEDDWSPAFSPDGQWIAFRSEGEGKGIFVMGATGESAHRVADFGFNPAWSPDGKELLVATEGLTDPTSRSTRSQLWRIDVMSGEKKQIPMKQDDAVQPSWSPHGKRIAFWGLPAGTGKRVLYTVAADGGEATALNDDNFFNWCPVWSPDGKYLYFASDRGGSMNLWRRPIDEQTGAPLGEPEPVTSAGQWNGQISISKSGQVVYAALSTSFAVERYPVDAATGKVAAPPATILGSSRDIWLARPSPDGRWLLLKVRDAQEDLVVAQADGTGLRRLTNDRFKDRDPAWGPDSDQIYFFSDRTGRYEQWRIRRDGSGLQQVTASVGDTLANPYPSPDGRSLAILANGKIEEATGLIDLTAPLPQHAVRFLPRLDETHGFAVAAWSLDGKRLTGIPITSTTSEGGVAIYTLETKQYDRLTNSGYPFDWFPDGRRILYRDKNQLMTVDVETKKMQVVLDKLGAGVSNLSLARDGRSLLVVRADNQSDVWMLGPPATAPVTP, encoded by the coding sequence ATGCATCTGGAACCCGGCACGCGGCTCGGTCCCTACGAAATCGTCGGCCCCCTCGGAGCGGGGGGGATGGGAGAGGTCTATTGCGCCCTCGACCCGCGCATCGGGCGGGAGGTGGCCATCAAGGTCCTCCCCCCCAGCTTCTCGGAAAACGCCGACCGTTTGCAGCGCTTCGAGCGCGAGGCGCGCGCCGCCGGCACGCTGAGCCATCCCAACCTGGTGACCATCCACGAGCTGGGGAACCACCAGGGCTCCCTCTACATGGTCATGGAGCTGCTCGACGGCGAGACCCTGCGCGCCCGGCTCTCCGATCCCGCGACCCAGTCTCGGTCGAAATCGAAGCCTTCCTCCGGCGCCGGCGCCGCGACGCCGCTGCCCCCTGCGGCCCCGCCCGGCCCCGGCCCCCTCCCCGGCACGGCGGCTCCCGCCGGCCGCGCCTTGGCGGCTCGCAAGGTCGTCGAGTACGGCATCGGAATCGCCTCCGGCCTCGCCGCCGCGCACGACAAGCAGATCGTCCACCGCGACCTGAAGCCCGAGAACATCTTCATCACCCGCGACGGCCGGGTGAAAATCCTCGACTTCGGACTGGCCAAGCTCTCCGGCCAGGCCGGGCAGGATGCCAGCCAGAAACCGACGGCAATGCTGGAGACCACCCCAGGGACGGTGATGGGAACGGCCGGTTACATGTCCCCCGAGCAGGTCCGGGGCCTCGACGCCGACCATCGCTCCGACATCTTTTCCTTCGGCGCCATCCTTTACGAGATGCTCACCGGCCGCGGCGCGTTTCGCCGCGACTCCGCCGTCGAGACGATGAACGCCATCCTCGTTGCCGAGCCGGCGGAGATCCCGCGGGAAGCCGCCGGCTTCTCCCCGGCCCTGGAGCGCATCGTCCGGCGCTGCCTGGAGAAGGAGCCCGAGCAGCGCTTCCAGTCGGCGCGCGACCTGGCTTTCGCGCTCGAGGCGGTGGAAGGCGCCTCCGGAAGCGCCGCCACCCTCAGCCCCGCCTCGCCGGCGCCGGCACGTCGCGGCATCGGCTGGGTGGTGCTCGCCCTGGGCGCCGGGGTCCTGACCGTGGCGGCGTTCTTCCTGGGACGCTGGCTCCCATCCGCCGCCCCGCCTTCCGCGCCCGCCGCGGTGCAGTTCACCCGCTTGACCTTTTCCCGCGGTATCGAGGCGCAGCCCAGCGTATCGCCCGATGGACGCTCGTTCGCCTACGTCAGCTCCGCCGATGGGATCCAGGACGACATCTACCTGCAGCGCGTGGGCGGGGAGAACGCCACGCGCCTTACGCCCGATTCCAAGGAGGACGACTGGTCCCCCGCCTTTTCCCCGGACGGGCAGTGGATCGCCTTCCGGTCGGAAGGGGAGGGGAAGGGGATCTTCGTCATGGGGGCCACCGGGGAGTCGGCCCACCGGGTGGCCGATTTCGGATTCAATCCCGCCTGGTCCCCCGACGGCAAGGAGCTGCTGGTCGCCACGGAGGGACTGACCGATCCCACCTCACGCTCCACCCGCAGCCAGCTCTGGCGCATCGACGTCATGTCGGGCGAAAAAAAGCAGATTCCCATGAAGCAGGACGATGCGGTGCAGCCCAGCTGGTCGCCCCACGGCAAGCGCATCGCCTTCTGGGGCCTCCCCGCGGGAACCGGCAAGCGCGTGCTGTACACGGTGGCGGCCGACGGCGGCGAGGCGACGGCCCTGAACGACGACAACTTCTTCAACTGGTGCCCCGTCTGGTCGCCGGACGGAAAGTATCTCTATTTCGCCAGCGACCGCGGTGGATCCATGAACCTCTGGCGGCGGCCCATCGACGAGCAGACTGGAGCGCCTCTCGGAGAGCCCGAGCCGGTGACCTCCGCCGGGCAATGGAACGGGCAGATCTCCATCTCGAAGTCGGGTCAGGTCGTCTATGCGGCCCTCAGCACCTCCTTCGCGGTGGAGCGCTACCCGGTCGACGCCGCCACAGGAAAGGTCGCCGCTCCGCCGGCGACCATCCTGGGAAGCTCACGGGACATTTGGCTCGCGCGGCCGTCCCCGGATGGCCGCTGGCTGCTCCTGAAGGTGCGCGACGCGCAGGAGGACCTGGTCGTCGCGCAAGCCGACGGCACGGGGCTCCGCCGCCTCACCAACGACCGCTTCAAGGATCGGGATCCGGCCTGGGGGCCCGATTCCGATCAGATCTACTTCTTCTCCGACCGCACCGGACGCTACGAGCAATGGCGGATTCGCCGCGACGGGAGCGGGCTCCAGCAGGTCACGGCGTCGGTGGGAGACACCCTGGCGAATCCGTACCCTTCCCCCGACGGGCGGAGCCTCGCCATCCTCGCCAACGGCAAGATCGAGGAGGCCACCGGCCTGATCGACCTGACGGCGCCCCTCCCCCAGCATGCGGTCCGGTTCCTGCCGCGGCTCGACGAGACCCACGGGTTCGCCGTCGCCGCCTGGTCGCTCGACGGAAAGAGGCTGACCGGCATTCCGATCACGTCGACGACGAGCGAGGGAGGAGTCGCCATCTACACCCTGGAAACGAAGCAGTACGATCGTTTGACGAATAGCGGGTATCCCTTCGACTGGTTCCCCGACGGGCGCCGGATCCTTTACCGGGACAAGAACCAGCTCATGACGGTGGACGTCGAGACCAAGAAGATGCAGGTGGTCCTCGACAAGCTCGGCGCCGGCGTCAGCAACCTGTCCCTGGCGCGCGACGGCCGGAGCCTTCTGGTCGTGCGGGCCGACAACCAGTCCGACGTCTGGATGCTCGGCCCGCCGGCGACGGCGCCGGTCACCCCGTAG